In the Acropora muricata isolate sample 2 chromosome 1, ASM3666990v1, whole genome shotgun sequence genome, one interval contains:
- the LOC136917355 gene encoding uncharacterized protein, with translation MFVWNHGKALPKQAWWRHHPVSTNRRPQPYQIEGRPTEEEERVRENNDVKEFIQTLDEPMVRKLCIRRLRRGVGSMDFMQGLLIMDESDVTPTPSSSTDLACSSNAGTPDPAPSPSNNAIPWCKCGVCQIMPQEIENKCCGYNTHLIFKALLRSRCYTFGHKEQGGDIRNDRDDNSTWARASVYWIDMVT, from the exons ATGTTTGTGTGGAACCACGGCAAAGCCTTGCCGAAACAAG CCTGGTGGAGACACCATCCAGTTTCTACGAACAGAAGGCCCCAGCCTTATCAAATTGAAGGCAGGCCCACTGAGGAGGAAGAAAGGGTGAGGGAAAACAATGATGTAAAG GAGTTCATACAGACACTTGATGAGCCCATGGTGCGAAAGCTCTGCATCAGAAGGCTGCGAAGGGGTGTGGGGAGCATGGACTTTATGCAGGGGCTTTTGATCATGGATGAAAGTGATGTTACCCCCACCCCTAGTAGCTCTACTGATCTTGCTTGCAGTTCAAATGCTGGGACACCAGATCCTGCTCCATCTCCTAGCAACAATGCCATACCATGGTGCAAGTGTGGGGTGTGTCAAATAATGCCCcaagagattgaaaataaatGTTGTGGTTACAACACACACTTgattttcaaagctttgcttagATCCAGATGTTATACATTTGGCCATAAGGAACAAGGGGGGGATATCCGAAATGACAGGGACGACAACAGCACTTGGGCTAGAGCCAGTGTGTACTGGATAGATATGGTTACTTAG